One part of the Mariniblastus fucicola genome encodes these proteins:
- a CDS encoding UvrD-helicase domain-containing protein — translation MVDNRIPTETAGVFENIVIRASAGTGKTFQLSNRYLNLLVSGVDCQEILATTFTKKGAGEILDRIIQRLSKAALSAEHASRLQSELGVPLEQDRAAEVLQKLLRNLHRLEIGTLDSFFNRVARVFSLELGLPPAWDIVDEQQIEMLSRRTIHDLLRQKDVATLLPLVAKGESSRKIATLVRDVVKQMYMIRRESQPEAWDRLEEVKTFLSDDELSEVTARAEAMKFDKKNLTKTWDAKMVPMIQQESWSDLAEQTWFVNVLEGTGRYGRTILPEENIALVQALIRHCRAWITTRLIKQNRATCALLGLYGERLESIKAEMGQMRFEDVTERLVEFVAMWNTDRFAFRLDHQIRHLLLDEFQDTSPTQWNVIEPFAKAVCHSNDPLRSFFCVGDMKQAIFGWRGGVAEIFDLVERKLDGLDKAEPLSTSYRSSQVIIDFVNDVFMHLDDYQSDSEVVNRAVHGWEEWFNLHSTAKKELGGHVTVEYASDATLETKKSAGSEGLVNNERNENLKISTVERVRRLHETLPADKTIGVLVPTNKEVGQLIFMLQSAGIRASEEGGTALTDSAAVEIVLSALKLADHPGDSIARFHLSHSPLAKMFELEPETVENQSANRTAAVEGAAMLRERLVQEGYGPTIESLARTLAPSCTKRELLRLQHLVRLAYSNRSDSQRWSMRPNRFVEYVREEVKIADASSARVRVMTVHKSKGLEFDAVVLPMRYLKNGWLGHTPPLIVGRPTPTDDINIVSRYANVHHRKLLPDSLQEIFEDDQERTVRERMCNFYVAVTRAVHSLHIVCSYGHKPHGKTEAGVLLALLCPELIEKGEGRKKDKVVRKEGLLYERGDANWFQAESGDAAKTDEGIDSAVVKQYYSQNLTNNLYRPLSRAAKSMRGMARVRPSMLEGGNRVRLSETLTSPDREMALEFGELMHCCFEQIRWLDEGESISDGELRKLLKEKSPGSGQIEAAIKRFRELLQFDNLKNLLSSSSVKEQYVIPDLDATEASGSANRIEVHTEKRLAVLMDQLDHVDSDSGSLIEGTVDRLVLVYEDGQIVAAEIIDFKVDHIDDSNLTGRIEFYRPQLTAYRAAVEKMLGLAADRIATRLVFVQSGQVIQVDSLDHSVDNSTDLKLPRKKKLKPPKAATKRPKKEASEVQQTFWSDDVE, via the coding sequence ATGGTAGACAATCGCATTCCCACGGAGACCGCTGGGGTTTTTGAGAACATCGTCATTCGTGCGTCGGCGGGTACGGGGAAAACGTTTCAGCTTTCGAATCGCTATTTGAATCTGCTGGTTTCCGGAGTCGACTGTCAGGAAATTCTGGCGACGACGTTCACCAAAAAAGGTGCCGGCGAAATCCTTGACCGGATCATCCAGCGACTTTCGAAAGCTGCTCTCTCAGCGGAACACGCGTCGCGGTTGCAGTCCGAATTGGGCGTTCCGTTGGAGCAGGATCGGGCTGCCGAGGTGCTGCAAAAACTGCTGCGGAACTTGCACCGGTTGGAGATTGGAACGCTCGACAGCTTCTTCAATCGTGTCGCCCGGGTGTTTTCGCTGGAACTCGGTTTGCCGCCGGCTTGGGATATCGTTGACGAACAGCAGATCGAAATGTTGTCTCGGCGGACGATTCATGACCTGCTTCGACAGAAAGACGTCGCAACTTTGTTGCCGTTGGTGGCCAAGGGAGAATCCAGCCGCAAGATCGCGACGCTGGTGCGCGATGTTGTGAAGCAAATGTACATGATTCGCCGTGAATCACAGCCCGAAGCCTGGGATCGTCTGGAGGAAGTGAAGACGTTTCTCAGTGACGATGAATTGTCCGAAGTGACGGCGCGGGCAGAGGCGATGAAGTTCGACAAGAAGAACCTCACCAAGACCTGGGACGCCAAAATGGTTCCCATGATCCAGCAGGAATCCTGGAGCGATCTTGCGGAACAGACCTGGTTCGTCAACGTGCTGGAAGGAACGGGTCGGTACGGACGCACGATTTTGCCAGAGGAAAACATTGCGCTGGTGCAGGCTTTGATTCGCCATTGCCGCGCGTGGATTACAACGCGGCTGATCAAACAGAACCGAGCGACGTGTGCGTTGCTGGGGTTGTACGGAGAGCGATTGGAATCGATCAAGGCCGAGATGGGGCAGATGCGTTTCGAAGACGTCACCGAAAGGCTGGTTGAGTTCGTGGCGATGTGGAACACGGATCGATTCGCGTTTCGTCTGGACCACCAGATTCGACATTTGCTGCTGGACGAGTTTCAGGATACTTCGCCGACTCAGTGGAACGTCATCGAGCCGTTCGCGAAAGCCGTTTGCCATTCGAATGATCCGCTGCGATCTTTCTTTTGTGTTGGCGACATGAAGCAGGCCATCTTTGGTTGGCGCGGCGGCGTGGCGGAGATTTTTGACCTGGTCGAACGAAAACTGGATGGGCTGGACAAAGCCGAACCGCTTTCGACAAGCTACCGTAGCTCGCAAGTCATCATCGATTTCGTGAACGACGTGTTCATGCACTTGGACGACTATCAGAGCGATAGTGAAGTCGTCAATCGCGCGGTTCATGGCTGGGAAGAGTGGTTCAATCTGCATTCCACGGCGAAGAAGGAACTCGGCGGTCACGTCACGGTCGAGTATGCGTCTGACGCGACGCTTGAGACGAAAAAATCTGCCGGCAGTGAAGGGTTGGTCAACAACGAACGCAATGAGAATCTGAAAATTTCCACTGTCGAGCGTGTGCGGCGACTGCACGAGACGCTTCCGGCGGACAAAACGATCGGCGTGCTGGTTCCGACCAACAAGGAAGTCGGCCAGCTGATTTTCATGCTGCAGTCGGCCGGCATTCGGGCGTCCGAAGAAGGCGGAACGGCGCTCACGGATTCCGCAGCCGTCGAAATCGTGCTGTCGGCACTGAAGTTGGCGGACCATCCCGGCGACAGCATCGCTCGCTTTCACCTTTCGCATTCACCACTGGCGAAAATGTTCGAACTGGAGCCCGAAACGGTCGAAAACCAGTCCGCAAACCGAACCGCTGCCGTCGAAGGAGCGGCTATGCTTCGTGAGCGGTTGGTGCAGGAAGGCTACGGTCCGACGATCGAGTCTCTGGCCAGAACGCTGGCTCCGAGTTGCACGAAGCGCGAGCTGCTTCGGTTGCAGCACCTTGTTAGGCTGGCTTATTCGAATCGATCCGACAGTCAACGCTGGTCGATGCGCCCCAATCGGTTCGTTGAGTACGTTCGCGAGGAAGTCAAAATTGCGGACGCAAGTTCGGCTCGCGTTCGCGTGATGACGGTGCACAAATCAAAAGGCCTCGAATTCGACGCCGTCGTGTTGCCGATGCGATACCTGAAAAACGGCTGGCTGGGCCATACGCCACCGTTGATCGTCGGACGCCCAACGCCAACCGACGATATCAATATTGTGTCGCGATACGCCAACGTGCACCATCGCAAACTGTTGCCTGATTCGTTGCAGGAGATTTTTGAAGACGATCAGGAACGCACGGTTCGCGAACGGATGTGCAATTTCTATGTCGCTGTCACCCGAGCTGTTCATTCGTTGCATATCGTGTGTTCTTACGGTCACAAGCCGCACGGGAAAACCGAAGCGGGGGTTTTGTTGGCGTTGCTTTGTCCAGAGTTAATCGAAAAAGGCGAAGGGCGGAAGAAAGACAAAGTGGTCCGCAAAGAAGGGCTGTTGTACGAGCGAGGCGATGCGAACTGGTTCCAGGCTGAATCCGGGGACGCGGCAAAAACGGATGAAGGCATCGATTCGGCTGTAGTCAAACAATACTATTCGCAAAATCTCACGAACAATCTGTACCGTCCGCTTTCACGGGCCGCGAAATCTATGCGTGGGATGGCTCGGGTGCGGCCGTCGATGCTCGAAGGTGGCAATCGCGTCCGGCTGAGTGAAACGCTGACTTCTCCAGACCGCGAAATGGCGCTCGAGTTCGGCGAGCTGATGCATTGTTGCTTTGAGCAGATTCGTTGGCTTGACGAAGGCGAGTCAATTTCTGACGGCGAGCTTCGAAAGCTGCTTAAAGAAAAGTCGCCCGGTTCCGGCCAAATCGAAGCCGCGATCAAAAGGTTTCGTGAACTGCTGCAATTTGACAATCTGAAAAATCTGCTGTCTTCGTCTTCCGTCAAAGAGCAGTACGTCATTCCCGATCTGGACGCAACGGAAGCGTCTGGTTCAGCCAATCGGATCGAAGTCCACACCGAGAAGCGATTGGCGGTGTTGATGGATCAGCTGGATCACGTCGATTCGGATTCCGGTTCTCTGATCGAAGGCACGGTGGATCGCCTGGTTTTGGTCTATGAAGACGGCCAGATCGTTGCCGCGGAGATTATCGATTTCAAAGTCGATCATATTGACGACTCAAATTTGACGGGCCGAATTGAGTTTTATCGCCCGCAGTTGACGGCCTATCGGGCTGCGGTTGAAAAGATGCTTGGGCTGGCTGCGGATCGAATCGCCACGCGTCTGGTTTTTGTGCAGTCTGGGCAAGTGATTCAGGTGGACTCGCTGGACCACTCGGTCGACAACAGCACGGACCTGAAGCTGCCTCGCAAGAAGAAGTTGAAACCACCCAAGGCCGCGACGAAGCGACCGAAAAAGGAAGCGTCCGAAGTCCAGCAGACTTTCTGGTCAGATGACGTTGAGTAG
- a CDS encoding ZIP family metal transporter has product MYQVLIVYCVLIIIVSTVGGSLPSMMKLTHRRIQLVLSLVAGVMLGVALLHLLPLAITKLGSAETALVVCLFALLFMFFMVRLFHFHQHDLAVDTEHQHKQKELCDNERDHHHVHCDHHHGEKDFSWAGLCFGLAIHTLIDGFALAAATMSEHSVWVGFGVFLAIFLHKPLDAMSITSLMHARGWTVNQQVVVSLIFSLVCPIGAALFYFGVSQFAASEIVLGYCLAFSAGIFLCISLGDLLPEVHFHAHDRMQLSTMLLLGVAIAFGIEYLPGHRHTPTDAQIDRVPVSVEAPVDSSVAVDGAD; this is encoded by the coding sequence ATGTACCAAGTTCTGATTGTCTACTGCGTTCTCATTATCATCGTCTCGACGGTGGGCGGATCGCTGCCGTCGATGATGAAACTGACGCATCGCAGGATTCAGTTGGTGCTGAGTTTGGTCGCTGGTGTGATGTTGGGCGTGGCGCTGTTGCACCTGCTGCCGCTGGCGATTACCAAACTGGGTTCGGCAGAGACAGCGTTGGTGGTTTGCCTGTTCGCGCTGTTGTTCATGTTTTTCATGGTGCGGCTGTTTCACTTTCACCAGCACGACCTGGCGGTCGATACCGAGCATCAGCACAAACAAAAAGAACTTTGCGACAACGAACGCGACCATCACCATGTTCACTGTGACCACCATCACGGAGAAAAAGATTTTAGCTGGGCCGGGCTCTGTTTCGGGCTCGCGATCCACACGCTGATCGACGGTTTTGCGTTGGCAGCGGCGACGATGTCCGAGCATTCGGTTTGGGTCGGATTTGGCGTATTCCTGGCAATCTTTCTACACAAGCCGCTCGACGCGATGTCGATCACCAGCCTGATGCACGCCAGAGGTTGGACCGTCAATCAGCAGGTCGTGGTCAGCCTGATTTTCTCACTCGTTTGCCCGATCGGTGCCGCGTTGTTCTACTTCGGAGTTTCCCAGTTCGCGGCCAGTGAAATTGTGCTCGGATACTGCCTCGCCTTTTCAGCCGGAATTTTCCTGTGCATCTCGCTTGGAGACCTGTTGCCCGAAGTTCACTTTCACGCCCACGATCGAATGCAACTGTCCACGATGTTGCTGTTGGGAGTCGCCATCGCGTTCGGCATCGAATACTTGCCCGGCCACCGGCACACCCCGACGGATGCCCAGATCGATCGTGTACCGGTGAGCGTCGAAGCGCCGGTGGACTCATCCGTCGCGGTTGATGGCGCGGATTGA
- the pdxH gene encoding pyridoxamine 5'-phosphate oxidase → MDFKELRKEYETHGIEESTLDANPLITFRNWITTASENCPDQWFEPNAMILATAGLDGIVTSRTVLLKGLDEDSIRFYTNYGSTKGQQLAENPNASVTFHWAWLGQQVRLRGRTVKTSREDSLKYFHSRPRGSQLGALASRQSEKVESREQLEQIRAELETKYDGQEVPLPDDWGGYRLTPEVIEFWQGRLDRMHDRVVYQRGNDGDWTRFRIAP, encoded by the coding sequence ATGGACTTTAAAGAGCTTCGCAAAGAATACGAAACGCACGGCATCGAAGAGTCGACGCTTGACGCGAATCCGTTGATTACGTTTCGAAACTGGATCACAACCGCTTCCGAAAATTGTCCGGATCAATGGTTCGAGCCCAATGCGATGATCCTGGCGACGGCTGGCCTGGATGGAATCGTGACGTCGCGAACGGTGCTGCTCAAGGGCCTCGACGAGGACTCGATCCGGTTTTACACCAACTACGGTTCGACCAAAGGGCAACAGCTTGCCGAAAACCCGAATGCATCGGTAACGTTTCACTGGGCTTGGCTGGGACAGCAAGTTCGCCTGCGAGGTCGCACTGTCAAAACATCGCGAGAAGATTCGCTGAAGTATTTCCACTCCCGACCGCGCGGTTCGCAGCTTGGCGCGTTGGCGTCACGGCAATCCGAAAAAGTTGAGTCCCGCGAACAGCTGGAGCAGATTCGGGCAGAGTTGGAAACGAAATACGACGGTCAGGAGGTTCCGCTGCCTGACGACTGGGGCGGCTATCGACTGACTCCAGAAGTCATCGAATTCTGGCAGGGGCGACTGGATCGAATGCACGATCGCGTGGTCTATCAGCGAGGAAATGATGGCGACTGGACTCGATTCCGCATCGCTCCGTAA
- a CDS encoding class II fumarate hydratase translates to MSNENPSTEMRTETDSMGEVQVPRDAYYGAQTQRAVDNFPVSGWTMPPAMIRAMGRVKNACAIANRDLGKLTGSGKNPLTDAQVQSLIAATEEVIAGKLDSEFPIDVFQTGSGTSSNMNINEVISNRAIEIDGGDRMEETKSIHPNDHVNMGQSTNDTFPTAIHVAVASEIDNQLIPALRGLHQAFVEKAKQWDKIIKIGRTHLMDATPLRLGQEFGGFARQIELSISRAESAVTSVLELPVGGTAVGSGINTHPEFGARVAKVLADQTGIDFVEAVDHFEANAQRDGLVECHANLKAIASTLFNVSNNIRWLGSGPRCGFYEVALPTRQPGSSIMPGKVNPVMSESMMQLTARVMGNDQTITICGATGGQFQLNIMMPVMAQTTLESILLLANGTKAFNEFCVTEMKANEEKCESFVEQSLSMCTSLNPHIGYEKAAKLAKEAFASGKTIRELCEEQNILPPETLKEALDPWSMTEPQA, encoded by the coding sequence ATGTCCAACGAAAACCCGTCCACCGAAATGCGAACTGAAACAGACTCCATGGGAGAAGTCCAGGTTCCTCGCGACGCCTATTATGGCGCTCAGACGCAGCGGGCTGTCGACAACTTTCCCGTTTCTGGCTGGACCATGCCACCGGCGATGATTCGGGCAATGGGCCGGGTCAAGAATGCTTGTGCGATCGCCAATCGCGACCTTGGGAAACTGACCGGTTCGGGAAAAAATCCGCTAACCGACGCGCAGGTTCAATCTTTGATTGCGGCCACCGAAGAAGTCATCGCTGGCAAACTGGACAGCGAGTTTCCGATCGATGTTTTCCAGACCGGATCGGGTACGTCAAGCAACATGAACATCAACGAAGTCATTTCGAATCGCGCGATCGAAATTGACGGCGGCGACCGGATGGAAGAAACCAAATCGATCCATCCCAACGATCACGTCAACATGGGCCAGAGCACCAACGATACGTTTCCAACCGCGATCCACGTGGCCGTTGCGTCCGAAATCGACAACCAGTTGATTCCTGCACTACGCGGTTTGCATCAGGCGTTCGTGGAAAAAGCCAAACAGTGGGACAAGATTATCAAGATCGGCCGGACTCACCTGATGGACGCCACGCCACTACGCCTGGGGCAGGAGTTCGGTGGATTTGCTCGGCAGATCGAGCTTTCCATTTCTCGCGCTGAGTCCGCCGTCACCAGTGTGCTTGAACTTCCTGTTGGAGGCACAGCTGTCGGATCTGGAATCAACACGCACCCGGAATTCGGGGCTCGTGTGGCGAAAGTGCTTGCCGACCAAACGGGCATCGATTTTGTCGAAGCGGTCGATCACTTCGAGGCCAACGCGCAGCGGGATGGACTGGTGGAATGCCACGCGAATTTGAAAGCGATCGCCTCGACGCTGTTCAATGTTTCCAACAATATCCGCTGGCTCGGGTCCGGTCCGCGCTGCGGTTTCTACGAAGTCGCTTTGCCGACGCGGCAGCCAGGAAGTTCGATCATGCCCGGGAAAGTGAATCCGGTGATGAGCGAGAGCATGATGCAACTGACGGCTCGCGTGATGGGCAATGACCAGACGATTACCATTTGCGGCGCGACCGGTGGGCAGTTTCAGCTGAACATCATGATGCCTGTGATGGCTCAGACGACGCTCGAAAGCATTCTGCTGCTGGCCAACGGAACGAAAGCGTTCAATGAGTTCTGTGTGACCGAGATGAAAGCGAACGAAGAGAAGTGCGAATCGTTTGTTGAGCAGAGCCTGTCCATGTGCACCAGCCTTAACCCGCACATCGGGTACGAGAAAGCTGCGAAGCTGGCCAAGGAAGCGTTCGCGTCCGGCAAAACAATTCGCGAGCTGTGCGAAGAGCAAAACATTCTGCCGCCGGAGACGCTGAAGGAAGCGCTCGATCCATGGTCGATGACTGAACCACAGGCTTAG
- a CDS encoding sulfatase family protein encodes MKKHLLVTLLVFAAVGTCLWSFGIGAGPKLASSIPFLSSTPVEILPPDPRPNIILINLDDADHTLLSDEMLQLYPGFNELAKRSVSFTNLHVTTPFCGPSRAALFRGQYAHRTGVRVNIPESPLSLKFRGGYTEFQRQGHDHDELGVWLKRGGYRTMMLGKYHHNGFDFKKPDGYDDFYVSNGGRYQGTYVFTTRESPEGAPRRNGLDVYRTDQESDDAIALIRQHATRRKLQTNSGEVAQPFFFYYAPLAPHRPSGLDFSKMVNDEKYKNWQPNLKIPRTPDFDEPDMLDKPSHRQSPPYSAEELATLHFEHQCRARAVKSVDDFVQRMIKELKAKGMYENTWFMITSDNGYQLGHHRLMSKLDPYRMSTTAPLFVSGPEVKEPCKADHLLAHIDMCPTILDLAKCPKPDFLDGKSFVDLVRDPKSHAEDSWRKPVVLENWQVKRNRRIFLPGMYSGLRYHDKLYVEWCSGEREYYDLATDPYELDNAYDSLSESEKEELRDDLFAARSVKMDPIVTVMHRPILTDHRKFPFCVRGMAEDDRCIKRIKVMIRHMQHGFWNGQSWQRSRTHVETTDFPSDQQMVSWQYDIRQAVSHLTEKDSIVVDDRKVFRVVLQAFAWDGDGNQSEEARTQMFVPFTTDPYEENRTADAKQTTAVR; translated from the coding sequence ATGAAGAAACATCTGCTGGTGACTCTGCTGGTATTTGCAGCAGTCGGAACTTGCCTGTGGTCATTTGGAATCGGAGCAGGCCCAAAGCTCGCTTCTTCAATACCGTTTCTTTCATCGACGCCGGTCGAAATTCTTCCGCCCGATCCACGGCCGAACATCATCCTGATCAATCTGGACGACGCCGACCATACGCTGCTTTCAGATGAGATGTTGCAGCTCTATCCCGGATTCAACGAACTCGCCAAACGCAGCGTTTCGTTCACCAACCTGCACGTCACCACTCCGTTCTGCGGTCCATCGCGAGCCGCACTGTTTCGCGGCCAGTACGCTCACCGGACCGGGGTTCGCGTCAACATTCCCGAATCGCCACTGTCGCTAAAATTTCGAGGCGGCTACACCGAGTTCCAACGGCAGGGACACGATCATGATGAGCTTGGCGTGTGGCTCAAACGTGGCGGATATCGAACGATGATGCTGGGCAAGTACCATCACAACGGTTTCGATTTCAAAAAACCCGATGGCTATGATGACTTCTACGTCTCCAACGGTGGAAGGTATCAGGGGACTTACGTTTTCACGACACGAGAAAGCCCGGAAGGCGCTCCCCGGCGTAATGGCTTGGATGTTTACCGCACCGATCAGGAGTCTGACGATGCGATTGCGTTGATTCGACAACACGCGACACGCCGAAAGCTGCAAACGAACTCTGGAGAAGTCGCTCAGCCATTTTTCTTTTACTACGCGCCGCTGGCTCCGCATCGTCCTTCCGGCCTCGATTTTTCGAAGATGGTGAACGACGAGAAGTACAAGAACTGGCAGCCAAACCTGAAGATTCCGCGAACTCCGGACTTCGACGAGCCTGACATGCTCGACAAGCCTTCGCACCGTCAGTCGCCTCCTTATTCGGCTGAAGAGCTTGCGACGTTGCACTTCGAGCATCAATGTCGGGCGAGGGCCGTCAAGTCAGTCGATGATTTTGTGCAACGCATGATCAAGGAACTGAAGGCCAAGGGCATGTACGAAAACACGTGGTTCATGATCACGTCGGACAACGGCTATCAACTGGGGCACCATCGATTAATGAGCAAGCTCGACCCGTATCGGATGTCAACGACGGCGCCGCTGTTCGTTTCCGGACCGGAGGTAAAGGAGCCTTGCAAGGCCGATCATTTGCTGGCTCACATCGACATGTGTCCGACGATTTTGGATTTGGCCAAGTGCCCCAAACCGGACTTTCTTGATGGCAAGTCGTTTGTTGATCTGGTTCGAGACCCAAAGTCGCACGCGGAGGATTCGTGGCGGAAGCCAGTTGTTTTGGAAAACTGGCAAGTCAAACGGAACCGACGAATTTTCCTTCCGGGAATGTATAGCGGCCTTCGCTATCACGACAAACTGTACGTGGAGTGGTGCAGTGGCGAGCGCGAGTACTACGATCTGGCAACCGATCCGTATGAGTTGGACAACGCTTACGATTCGTTGTCGGAATCGGAGAAGGAAGAACTTCGTGACGACCTGTTCGCGGCACGGTCCGTGAAGATGGATCCAATCGTAACGGTGATGCATCGTCCGATCCTGACAGATCATCGAAAGTTTCCATTCTGCGTCCGTGGCATGGCGGAAGACGATCGTTGCATCAAAAGAATTAAAGTCATGATTCGCCACATGCAGCACGGTTTCTGGAACGGCCAATCGTGGCAGCGAAGTCGGACTCATGTTGAAACGACTGATTTCCCGTCCGACCAACAGATGGTGTCCTGGCAATACGATATTCGACAGGCGGTTTCTCATCTGACCGAAAAGGACAGCATCGTCGTCGACGATCGCAAAGTCTTCCGCGTGGTGCTGCAAGCGTTCGCGTGGGATGGCGATGGCAATCAATCCGAAGAAGCCCGGACGCAAATGTTTGTGCCATTCACGACGGATCCCTACGAAGAAAATCGCACCGCCGACGCGAAGCAAACGACGGCGGTACGGTAG
- a CDS encoding divalent metal cation transporter — MSNNTFRDREILTAAQAKGPTATLGAWLRLSGPGWLQSAITLGGGSLGGALYLGMLAGTSMLWLQLVAIVIGVIMLSAISYISLSTRMRPYAAINEYVNPVLGVGWVTATILANMIFILPQFSLSYSALNDSLFPGLDASIPESKLTISLIIGAVALAAAFFSFRPGTMFKIFDLMLKAIIGMVVLCFVAVAYVLARDGAVNWAEIAQGFIPNFMQWGQASPEIQNMLVGLDGEARSFYETRIIDKQQSIMIGVTATAVGLNMTFLLPYSMISRGWDKNFRGFARWELITAMAIPYILVTTCIVIASAHAFHAKADASFLSNDAAEVQESHLLGMASGALKDRYVAVNQDNADAMAKLNSVDEITGADEAATATAQKAATSALLAEFVSNLSEEERKLSLALVKPNAKQLAITLKPALEKLTGSERAAEWVFGLGALGMGFSTIIILMMINGYAFAEILGDYDSTGYRLFGAALAFASGVSWVWVWGTGSQTWLLIIASTFAGILLPIAYFSFFLLMNNRQLLGEYKPTGGRMVFWNVLMLIGVAGAVLQAYGSLMKVIDNSTTGPYVVGGVVAFMVLALIGFSAAGFRRPEESA; from the coding sequence ATGAGCAACAATACATTTCGCGACCGTGAAATTCTGACTGCAGCCCAGGCAAAAGGCCCAACCGCAACGTTGGGAGCCTGGCTTCGACTTTCCGGTCCCGGATGGTTGCAAAGCGCGATCACGCTCGGCGGCGGCTCACTCGGCGGAGCACTTTATCTGGGAATGCTTGCCGGCACGAGCATGCTCTGGTTGCAGCTCGTGGCGATCGTCATCGGCGTCATTATGCTTTCGGCGATCAGCTACATTTCGCTTTCCACGCGGATGCGTCCCTATGCTGCGATCAACGAATACGTGAACCCGGTCCTTGGAGTCGGCTGGGTTACCGCAACGATTCTGGCAAACATGATTTTCATTTTGCCGCAGTTCAGCCTGTCCTATTCGGCTCTCAACGATTCGCTGTTCCCCGGTTTGGATGCTTCGATCCCGGAATCCAAACTCACGATTTCGCTGATCATTGGCGCGGTCGCTCTGGCAGCAGCCTTCTTCAGTTTCCGCCCCGGAACGATGTTCAAGATTTTCGACCTGATGTTGAAAGCGATCATCGGCATGGTAGTCCTCTGCTTTGTCGCAGTTGCCTACGTTCTGGCTCGCGACGGCGCGGTCAACTGGGCGGAGATCGCTCAGGGGTTCATCCCGAACTTTATGCAGTGGGGACAAGCCAGCCCTGAAATCCAGAACATGCTGGTTGGACTCGACGGAGAAGCCAGATCGTTTTACGAAACACGAATCATTGATAAACAGCAGAGCATCATGATCGGTGTGACGGCCACCGCGGTTGGTCTGAACATGACTTTCCTGTTGCCGTATTCGATGATCTCGCGAGGCTGGGACAAGAACTTCCGTGGATTCGCTCGATGGGAACTGATCACCGCGATGGCGATTCCGTACATCCTCGTAACGACCTGCATTGTTATCGCTTCGGCGCATGCTTTCCACGCGAAAGCCGACGCCAGTTTCCTTTCCAATGACGCTGCTGAAGTTCAGGAAAGCCACCTGCTGGGAATGGCCAGCGGTGCCCTCAAAGATCGCTACGTCGCGGTCAACCAGGATAACGCCGATGCGATGGCCAAACTGAACAGCGTCGACGAGATTACCGGAGCAGACGAAGCGGCCACGGCGACAGCCCAGAAGGCAGCAACCTCGGCCCTGTTGGCTGAATTTGTCTCCAATCTCTCGGAAGAAGAAAGAAAACTTTCGCTCGCGCTCGTAAAGCCCAACGCAAAACAACTCGCGATCACGCTCAAACCTGCTCTTGAGAAACTGACGGGTAGCGAACGAGCCGCCGAATGGGTGTTCGGACTTGGTGCCCTGGGCATGGGTTTCTCGACGATCATTATCCTGATGATGATCAACGGTTACGCTTTCGCAGAAATCTTGGGTGATTACGACAGCACCGGTTATCGCCTGTTCGGCGCGGCGTTGGCGTTTGCTTCCGGCGTCAGCTGGGTTTGGGTTTGGGGTACCGGATCACAAACCTGGTTACTGATCATCGCGTCGACGTTTGCCGGCATTTTGTTGCCAATTGCCTACTTCTCGTTCTTCCTGCTGATGAACAATCGGCAGTTGCTGGGCGAGTACAAACCGACGGGTGGGCGAATGGTGTTCTGGAACGTTCTGATGCTGATCGGCGTCGCCGGAGCGGTTCTTCAAGCCTATGGTTCGCTGATGAAAGTGATCGACAACTCGACGACCGGTCCTTACGTTGTCGGCGGAGTCGTGGCGTTCATGGTACTTGCCCTGATCGGTTTTTCGGCTGCCGGGTTCCGACGCCCGGAGGAGTCTGCATAG